In Cervus elaphus chromosome 29, mCerEla1.1, whole genome shotgun sequence, a single window of DNA contains:
- the SCRG1 gene encoding scrapie-responsive protein 1, whose amino-acid sequence MKFTVLAVAVGLTLLLGLQAMPANRLSCYRKILKDRNCHSLPEGVADLTKIDVNVQDHFWDGKGCEMICYCNFSELLCCPKDVFFGPKISFVIPCNNH is encoded by the exons ATGAAATTTACAGTACTTGCTGTCGCCGTTGGACTAACTTTGCTGCTAGGACTCCAAGCCATGCCTGCAAACCGCCTCTCCTGCTAcagaaaaatactaaaagatcGCAACTGTCACAGTCTTCCAGAAGGAGTAGCTGACCTGACGAAGATTGATGTCAATGTCCAGGATCACTTCTGGGATGGGAAGGGATGTGAGATGATCTGTTACTGCAACTTCAGCGAACTGCTCTGCTGCCCAAA AGATGTCTTCTTTGGACCGAAGATCTCTTTTGTGATTCCTTGCAACAATCACTAA